In Nocardioides sp. InS609-2, a single genomic region encodes these proteins:
- a CDS encoding iron ABC transporter permease has protein sequence MTRRLLTLAGLAALPLAVLGVFFALPVGGMVARGLWPDGNFDPQGLVEVLGRPRVHRVLGFTLWSATLGTVLSVAVGLPAAYVLHRLDLPGRRTVRAALLVPFVLPTVVVGVAFRQLLGEGGPLAFLGLDGTPAAIIAGLVFFNAAVVIRAVGAAWESLDARPGEAAAALGATPFQVLRTVTLPALRPAIVSSASVVFLFCATAFGIVLTLGGVRYSTVETEIYLLTTTLFDLQSAAALSVLQLVVVTGLLIVTGRLRAVPDPTVSRQAPRPGRVSRRDAPALVATAVLLALVAAPLATLLAGSLRVDGAWSVDNYRALSTTGEDPTVLVSVGEALLISLRTAVDATWIALLLGLSVALVVTRRSRSRGERRVRSLLDGVFMLPLGVSAVTLGFGFLITLDRPPLDLRDSPFLVPIAQALVALPLVVRTLVPVLAGIDDRQRQAAASLGAGPLRALWTVDVPVIWKPLLAASGFAFAASLGEFGATAFLARDDHPTLPVVIFKLIGRPGEMNYGMALAASVVLATTTAVLMLAVERLRVPSMGAF, from the coding sequence GTGACCCGTCGGCTGCTCACCCTCGCCGGGCTGGCGGCCCTGCCGCTGGCCGTGCTCGGCGTGTTCTTCGCGCTGCCGGTGGGCGGCATGGTGGCGCGGGGGCTCTGGCCCGACGGCAACTTCGACCCGCAAGGACTCGTCGAGGTGCTGGGGCGGCCGCGGGTTCACCGGGTGCTGGGGTTCACGCTCTGGTCGGCGACCCTCGGCACGGTCTTGTCGGTGGCGGTCGGGTTGCCCGCGGCGTACGTCCTGCACCGTCTGGACCTGCCCGGACGACGCACCGTGCGAGCCGCGTTGCTGGTGCCGTTCGTGCTGCCGACCGTGGTCGTCGGTGTCGCCTTCCGGCAGCTGCTGGGGGAGGGCGGACCGCTCGCGTTCCTCGGCCTCGACGGCACGCCCGCGGCCATCATCGCGGGGCTGGTGTTCTTCAACGCAGCCGTCGTGATCCGCGCCGTCGGCGCGGCCTGGGAGTCGCTCGACGCCCGTCCCGGGGAGGCCGCGGCGGCGCTGGGGGCGACGCCGTTCCAGGTGCTGCGCACGGTCACGCTGCCGGCGCTGCGACCGGCGATCGTCTCGTCGGCGAGCGTCGTCTTCCTGTTCTGCGCCACGGCCTTCGGCATCGTGCTGACCCTCGGCGGGGTGCGCTACAGCACGGTGGAGACCGAGATCTACCTGCTGACCACGACTCTCTTCGACCTCCAGTCGGCGGCTGCGTTGTCGGTGCTGCAGCTGGTCGTCGTCACGGGGTTGCTGATCGTGACCGGCCGGCTGCGCGCCGTACCCGACCCGACCGTGTCGCGACAGGCCCCGCGGCCGGGGCGGGTCTCGCGCCGCGACGCACCCGCCCTGGTCGCGACGGCCGTGCTGCTTGCGCTGGTGGCCGCGCCACTCGCCACCCTGCTCGCCGGCTCGCTGCGCGTCGACGGCGCGTGGAGCGTCGACAACTACCGGGCGCTGAGCACCACCGGCGAGGATCCGACGGTGCTGGTCTCGGTCGGCGAGGCACTGCTCATCTCCTTGCGCACCGCCGTCGACGCCACCTGGATCGCCCTGCTGCTCGGCCTCAGCGTGGCCCTCGTGGTGACCCGGCGATCCCGGTCGCGCGGAGAACGACGGGTCCGGTCGCTGCTCGACGGTGTCTTCATGCTGCCGCTCGGGGTGTCGGCGGTGACGCTCGGCTTCGGCTTCCTGATCACCCTCGACCGGCCGCCGCTCGACCTACGCGACTCGCCGTTCCTGGTGCCGATCGCGCAAGCGCTGGTGGCGTTGCCGCTGGTGGTGCGCACTCTCGTGCCGGTGCTCGCCGGCATCGACGACCGGCAGCGCCAGGCGGCCGCGTCGCTGGGTGCCGGGCCGCTGCGTGCGCTCTGGACCGTCGACGTGCCCGTGATCTGGAAGCCGCTGCTGGCCGCGAGTGGTTTCGCGTTCGCGGCGTCGCTGGGGGAGTTCGGCGCCACCGCGTTCCTTGCCCGCGACGACCATCCGACGTTGCCCGTGGTGATCTTCAAGCTGATCGGCCGGCCGGGCGAGATGAACTACGGCATGGCGCTGGCCGCCTCGGTGGTCCTCGCGACGACCACCGCGGTCTTGATGCTGGCCGTCGAACGGCTGCGGGTGCCGTCGATGGGAGCCTTCTGA
- a CDS encoding ABC transporter ATP-binding protein: MSGHPLPGLQLRSVTVRYDDLVAVSDVSLDLPAGEVLAVLGPSGCGKSTLLRAVAGLEPVAGGSIAYDGADLAGVPTHRRGFALMFQDGQLFGHLSVARNVGYALRLRRTPRLELAARVDELLELVGLAGYAERLPATLSGGERQRVALARALAVDPRLILLDEPLSALDATLRERLAADLREILRKAGTTALMVTHDHDEAFAVADRIAVMRAGRLIQDGPISDVWQHPTDTDTAYFLGYATVLAGEPADRMAVAAGLPPGQDVALRRSALVFDEAGPVDGVVLSAHATPEQLRLVVEVPDLGPLHGVASLGSHVAPGDAVHLRIDRSRTAPVPRTRASAAP, from the coding sequence ATGAGTGGCCATCCCCTGCCCGGTCTGCAGCTGCGGAGCGTCACCGTGCGGTACGACGACCTCGTCGCCGTCAGCGACGTGAGCCTCGACCTCCCGGCCGGCGAGGTGCTGGCGGTGCTCGGCCCGTCGGGTTGCGGCAAGTCGACGCTGCTGCGCGCGGTGGCCGGCCTCGAGCCGGTGGCAGGCGGCTCGATCGCGTACGACGGCGCCGACCTGGCCGGCGTACCGACTCATCGCCGGGGGTTCGCGCTGATGTTCCAGGACGGCCAGCTCTTCGGCCACCTCAGCGTGGCCCGCAACGTCGGCTACGCACTGCGGCTGCGCCGTACTCCTCGTCTCGAGCTGGCCGCCCGGGTCGACGAGCTGCTCGAGCTCGTGGGCCTGGCCGGGTACGCCGAGCGGTTGCCGGCCACCCTCTCGGGCGGTGAGCGGCAACGCGTGGCGCTGGCCCGGGCGCTGGCGGTCGACCCGCGGCTGATCCTGCTCGACGAGCCGCTGTCGGCGCTCGACGCGACGCTTCGCGAACGGCTCGCGGCCGACCTCCGCGAGATCCTGCGCAAGGCCGGCACGACCGCCCTGATGGTCACCCACGACCACGACGAGGCGTTCGCCGTGGCCGACCGGATCGCCGTCATGCGCGCGGGCCGGCTCATCCAGGATGGCCCGATCAGCGACGTGTGGCAGCACCCGACCGACACCGACACCGCCTACTTCCTCGGCTACGCGACCGTGCTGGCCGGCGAGCCGGCCGACCGGATGGCGGTGGCGGCCGGGCTGCCGCCGGGGCAGGACGTCGCGCTGCGCCGGTCGGCCCTGGTGTTCGACGAGGCCGGGCCGGTCGACGGCGTCGTACTGTCCGCGCACGCGACGCCCGAGCAGCTGCGGCTCGTCGTGGAGGTCCCCGATCTCGGCCCCCTGCACGGGGTCGCGTCCCTCGGCAGTCACGTCGCTCCCGGCGACGCGGTGCACCTGCGCATCGACCGGTCGCGGACCGCACCGGTGCCCCGCACTCGCGCTTCCGCGGCCCCCTAG
- a CDS encoding phosphatase PAP2 family protein: MYRRAYVLLIGIAATMGALAVITAVSIDRPLLDPEGFLGPAFLRLPMLLLGAFLLDVLPRTVWLSRMNPTAIPGLVRERVRFHWTRERLTLMVLGVSCFYVTYVSYRNLKSYLPFVMGEKKYDRELHLVDRALFFGHEPAAVLHAMFGEGFSAHILSTVYLWFLPLVPLALTAWLIWSRNITFGYWFATSQCIAWALGTASYYALPTLGPGFRYPWLYGDLPETGSSTLMEGLFYGRNGVIHGDLERAVQSVAGFASLHTAITLLVALMVHYTLRSKVLKWIFWVNFGFTVVATLYFGWHYVADDIAGLVIALIAFYVGGIASGQKFDRHGLASHPTSTTSAVPVDVD; encoded by the coding sequence GTGTATCGCCGTGCCTATGTACTCCTCATCGGCATTGCCGCGACCATGGGCGCGCTCGCGGTCATCACCGCCGTCTCGATCGACCGGCCGCTGCTCGACCCGGAAGGCTTCCTGGGCCCGGCCTTCCTGAGGCTGCCGATGCTGCTGCTCGGCGCGTTCCTGCTCGACGTGCTGCCGCGCACCGTGTGGCTCTCGCGGATGAACCCGACCGCGATCCCGGGCCTGGTCCGTGAGCGGGTGAGGTTCCACTGGACCCGTGAGCGGCTGACGCTGATGGTCCTGGGCGTCTCGTGCTTCTACGTCACCTACGTCAGCTACCGCAACCTCAAGTCGTACCTGCCGTTCGTGATGGGCGAGAAGAAGTACGACCGCGAGCTCCACCTCGTCGACCGTGCGCTGTTCTTCGGGCACGAGCCGGCCGCTGTGCTGCACGCGATGTTCGGCGAGGGCTTCTCCGCGCACATCCTCTCGACCGTCTACCTGTGGTTCCTGCCGCTGGTGCCGCTGGCGCTCACGGCCTGGCTGATCTGGTCGCGCAACATCACGTTCGGCTACTGGTTCGCGACGTCGCAGTGCATCGCCTGGGCCCTCGGCACGGCGTCCTACTACGCACTGCCGACCCTCGGCCCGGGCTTCCGCTACCCGTGGCTCTACGGCGACCTTCCCGAGACCGGGTCGTCGACGTTGATGGAGGGTCTGTTCTACGGGCGAAATGGCGTGATCCACGGCGACCTCGAGCGCGCCGTCCAGTCGGTGGCCGGCTTCGCCAGCCTGCACACGGCGATCACTCTGCTCGTCGCGCTGATGGTCCACTACACGCTGCGCAGCAAGGTGCTGAAGTGGATCTTCTGGGTGAACTTCGGCTTCACGGTTGTCGCCACCCTCTACTTCGGCTGGCACTACGTCGCCGACGACATCGCGGGCCTAGTCATCGCCCTGATCGCGTTCTACGTCGGCGGCATCGCCTCCGGCCAGAAGTTCGACCGGCACGGGCTCGCGTCGCATCCGACGTCGACCACCTCTGCCGTGCCCGTCGACGTCGACTGA
- a CDS encoding C40 family peptidase: MRHVSVRSWGVAATLSLVLVGGVTSASAADDSTSGDTSGDSAGDTVPTEQDIADAQAAASDKARDVSSVRSDLVLANQRLDDSAIEAAMAAESYNGALWRLDQAREAARAADRHADAASADVQRQREVYGAALVRSYELAPGVTGLSAMVGADGIQGVIERGATMANAEDALDGRYDQFRAAATLADVARDQATEARAEAADLEREARAARDAAQSAADAALAQSQSIAVEKTQLISELADLQGISVDLAQKRQTALEEAAAEAAAAAAAKAAEEAAAKAAAEEAAAKAAAESAKKAADKQAADAAKKAADEAAKKAAEDAAKKAAEDAAKKTPKPTPTPTPKPTPTPTPTPTPTPTPTPTPTPTPTPTPTPTPTPPPPAATGNAGAAIAFAAAQIGDPYKWGATGPNAWDCSGLTMGAWQAGGISLPHYSVAQYSASSPVASTGLQAGDLVFWGSSSSPSSIYHVALYVGGGQMIHAPRTGRPVVQESMYSWRAPNFFARP; this comes from the coding sequence ATGCGACACGTCAGTGTCCGATCGTGGGGCGTCGCCGCCACACTGAGCCTGGTGCTCGTCGGCGGCGTCACCTCGGCCTCCGCGGCCGACGACTCCACGTCCGGCGACACATCGGGTGACAGCGCGGGTGACACCGTGCCCACCGAACAGGACATCGCCGACGCGCAGGCGGCGGCGAGCGACAAGGCTCGCGACGTCTCGTCCGTGCGCTCCGACCTCGTGCTCGCCAACCAGCGCCTCGACGACTCCGCGATCGAGGCCGCGATGGCCGCCGAGTCCTACAACGGTGCCCTCTGGCGTCTCGACCAGGCCCGTGAGGCAGCCAGGGCCGCCGACCGGCACGCCGACGCCGCGAGCGCCGACGTACAACGTCAGCGTGAGGTGTACGGCGCCGCGCTGGTCCGCTCCTACGAGCTCGCCCCCGGCGTGACCGGCCTCTCGGCGATGGTCGGGGCCGACGGCATCCAGGGCGTCATCGAGCGCGGGGCCACGATGGCCAACGCCGAGGACGCGCTCGACGGGCGCTACGACCAGTTCCGTGCGGCAGCCACGCTCGCCGACGTCGCCAGGGACCAGGCCACCGAGGCCCGTGCCGAAGCGGCCGACCTCGAACGCGAAGCCCGCGCGGCCCGCGACGCCGCCCAGTCGGCTGCCGACGCCGCGCTCGCGCAGTCGCAGTCGATCGCCGTTGAGAAGACCCAGCTCATCTCCGAGCTCGCCGACCTGCAGGGCATCAGCGTCGACCTGGCCCAGAAGCGGCAGACCGCTCTCGAGGAGGCCGCCGCTGAAGCCGCGGCTGCTGCCGCAGCAAAGGCGGCGGAGGAAGCGGCCGCGAAGGCCGCAGCCGAGGAAGCGGCCGCGAAGGCTGCTGCCGAGTCCGCCAAGAAGGCCGCGGACAAGCAGGCCGCCGACGCAGCGAAGAAGGCGGCCGACGAGGCCGCGAAGAAGGCCGCGGAGGACGCTGCCAAGAAGGCGGCGGAGGACGCTGCCAAGAAGACCCCCAAGCCGACGCCGACGCCGACCCCCAAGCCGACGCCGACGCCGACGCCTACGCCGACGCCGACGCCGACGCCTACGCCGACTCCGACGCCGACCCCCACTCCCACGCCGACTCCGACTCCGACGCCCCCGCCTCCGGCAGCCACCGGCAACGCCGGTGCCGCCATCGCCTTCGCGGCCGCCCAGATCGGTGACCCCTACAAGTGGGGTGCGACCGGGCCGAACGCCTGGGACTGCTCGGGTCTCACGATGGGTGCGTGGCAGGCCGGCGGCATCTCGTTGCCGCACTACAGCGTCGCGCAGTACTCCGCCTCCTCGCCGGTCGCCTCAACCGGTCTGCAGGCGGGAGACCTGGTGTTCTGGGGCTCTTCGAGCAGCCCGTCGTCGATCTACCACGTCGCCCTCTACGTCGGTGGCGGCCAGATGATCCACGCACCGCGCACCGGCCGCCCGGTGGTCCAGGAGTCGATGTACTCCTGGCGGGCGCCGAACTTCTTCGCCCGTCCCTGA
- a CDS encoding sulfotransferase domain-containing protein — MNDASYGRLGYNFSIVGCQKSGTSTLSGTISQHRLVCRPPRKEAHFFNDEGYDWSAPDYEADYTAPKRSAVHSMVGDSTPVYIMWPGALERMRAYKPDMPLIAVFRDPIERLFSHWTMLRTRHPDWPDWSGFITEFRPTTLPSSIPDDVSAMRYKHLSGVARGFYGAQLERGFSIFPREQWLLLEFRTLLREYDDTVDSVTDFLDLPRFDQRPPLRNRYAGAELVSGTAPTADEISGLASLYAEDLVLFGKLSGIDTSAWPTSRILAGDLEPGVLAERFATKVAPPTPASSSVE, encoded by the coding sequence GTGAACGACGCGTCGTACGGCCGCCTCGGCTACAACTTCTCCATCGTCGGCTGCCAGAAGTCGGGCACCTCCACCCTCTCCGGAACCATCAGCCAGCACCGCCTGGTGTGCCGGCCGCCGCGCAAGGAAGCGCACTTCTTCAACGACGAGGGCTACGACTGGTCCGCCCCCGACTACGAGGCCGACTACACCGCGCCGAAGCGCTCGGCAGTGCACTCGATGGTCGGCGACTCGACGCCGGTCTACATCATGTGGCCGGGCGCGCTCGAGCGGATGCGCGCCTACAAGCCGGACATGCCGCTGATCGCGGTGTTCCGCGACCCGATCGAGCGGCTCTTCTCGCACTGGACGATGCTCCGCACCCGGCACCCCGACTGGCCCGACTGGTCGGGCTTCATCACCGAGTTCCGGCCCACCACGCTGCCTTCCTCGATCCCGGACGATGTGTCGGCGATGCGGTACAAGCACCTCTCGGGCGTCGCGCGCGGCTTCTACGGCGCGCAGCTCGAGCGCGGGTTCAGCATCTTCCCGCGAGAGCAGTGGCTACTGCTGGAGTTCCGCACCCTGCTGCGCGAGTACGACGACACCGTCGACAGCGTCACCGACTTCCTCGACCTGCCGCGCTTCGACCAGCGGCCGCCGCTGCGCAACCGCTACGCCGGCGCCGAGCTGGTCAGCGGCACCGCCCCCACCGCTGACGAGATCAGCGGACTCGCGTCGTTGTACGCCGAGGACCTGGTGCTTTTCGGCAAGCTGTCGGGCATCGACACGTCGGCCTGGCCGACGAGCCGGATCCTCGCCGGCGACCTGGAGCCCGGCGTACTCGCCGAGCGGTTCGCGACCAAGGTCGCGCCCCCCACTCCCGCTTCCTCGTCGGTCGAGTAG
- a CDS encoding acyl-CoA dehydrogenase family protein — protein sequence MSSHVDAKDLPTELSPSPADDQPAETSDETTPTEKGYRQPEIDVVALTGVLDGKYAEVRALVRDNLVAHAAILEDAETMTREDFRDRVRDVVVEMAGTGQTGMGFPAEYGGGADIGASVAAFETLAMGDLSVLVKVGVQFGLFGGAILQLGTKPHHDAYLEDLITGRLMGCFAMTETGHGSNVQALGTVATYDAATQEFVITTSDDSARKDYIGNAARHAASAVVFAQLDIEGEGRGVHAFVVPIRVDGEPAPGVRIEDCGIKLGLGGVDNGRLWFDGVRVPRGSLLNRFADVTPEGRYESSIDNPNRRFFTMLGTLVQGRVCVGGAGINASKVALAIAIKYAVRRRQFEATDPPMEDLLLDYGMHQRRLFPLLARTYALHFAQEVVASQLHDVLSGTTTEEHARRELESRAAGTKALGTWHATRTIQECREACGGAGYLSINRFAALKADTDVFTTFEGDNHVLLQLVAKGLLTDYSSDFSDLDQFGMVRFVAGLAVGTVLEKTAVHKLVERIKDVLPGGDTWDQEAGLFDPDYQLAMLRFREEHMLGGVARRLKRGIDNNMNPGEVFSLVQDHVIAAARAHVERLVLEAFVAKVGTLDDNDNKVALNLLCDLFALTTIEADRAWFMEHGRLTTQRSKAISREINRLCRKVRPLAVDLVDAFGVPEEMLRSPELMSWGSGSAVE from the coding sequence ATGTCATCCCACGTCGACGCGAAGGACCTCCCCACCGAGCTCTCACCGTCACCCGCCGACGACCAGCCGGCCGAGACCAGCGACGAGACGACCCCCACCGAGAAGGGCTACCGCCAGCCCGAGATCGACGTGGTCGCGCTGACCGGTGTGCTCGACGGGAAGTACGCCGAGGTGCGGGCGCTCGTGCGCGACAACCTCGTTGCCCACGCGGCGATCCTCGAGGACGCCGAGACGATGACCCGCGAGGACTTCCGTGACCGGGTGCGCGACGTCGTCGTCGAGATGGCCGGCACCGGCCAGACCGGCATGGGCTTCCCCGCGGAGTACGGCGGCGGCGCCGACATCGGCGCGTCCGTGGCCGCCTTCGAGACCCTGGCGATGGGAGACCTCTCGGTGCTGGTCAAGGTGGGCGTGCAGTTCGGCCTCTTCGGCGGCGCGATCCTCCAGCTCGGCACGAAGCCGCACCACGACGCCTATCTCGAGGACCTGATCACCGGCCGCCTGATGGGCTGCTTCGCGATGACCGAGACCGGCCACGGCTCCAACGTGCAGGCCCTCGGCACCGTCGCGACGTACGACGCGGCGACACAGGAGTTCGTCATCACGACCTCCGACGACTCGGCCCGCAAGGACTACATCGGCAACGCCGCCCGGCACGCCGCTTCGGCCGTCGTCTTCGCGCAGCTCGACATCGAGGGTGAGGGCCGCGGCGTGCACGCGTTCGTCGTACCGATCCGCGTCGACGGCGAACCCGCTCCCGGCGTACGCATCGAGGACTGTGGCATCAAGTTGGGCCTCGGCGGAGTCGACAACGGCCGGCTCTGGTTCGACGGGGTGCGCGTCCCGCGCGGCAGCCTGCTCAACCGCTTCGCGGACGTCACGCCCGAAGGTCGCTACGAGTCGTCGATCGACAACCCCAACCGCCGCTTCTTCACGATGCTCGGCACCCTCGTGCAGGGCCGGGTGTGTGTCGGCGGCGCGGGCATCAACGCCTCAAAGGTAGCGCTGGCGATCGCCATCAAGTATGCCGTCCGGCGCCGGCAGTTCGAGGCGACCGACCCGCCCATGGAGGACCTCCTCCTCGACTACGGCATGCACCAGCGCCGGCTGTTCCCCCTGCTGGCCCGCACGTATGCCCTGCACTTCGCGCAGGAGGTCGTCGCGTCCCAGCTGCACGACGTGCTCTCCGGCACCACCACGGAGGAGCACGCGAGGCGCGAGCTCGAGTCGCGCGCGGCAGGCACCAAGGCCCTCGGCACCTGGCACGCCACCCGCACGATCCAGGAGTGCCGCGAGGCCTGCGGCGGTGCGGGCTACCTCTCGATCAACCGGTTCGCCGCGCTCAAGGCCGACACCGACGTCTTCACGACGTTCGAGGGCGACAACCACGTGCTGCTGCAGCTGGTGGCGAAGGGCTTGCTCACCGACTACAGCAGCGACTTCTCCGACCTCGACCAGTTCGGCATGGTGCGCTTCGTCGCCGGCCTCGCGGTAGGGACGGTGCTGGAGAAGACGGCCGTGCACAAGCTGGTGGAGCGCATCAAGGACGTGCTGCCCGGTGGCGACACCTGGGACCAGGAGGCCGGCCTGTTCGACCCCGACTACCAGCTGGCGATGCTGCGCTTCCGCGAGGAGCACATGCTCGGCGGCGTCGCCCGTCGCCTCAAGCGCGGCATCGACAACAACATGAACCCGGGCGAGGTCTTCTCACTCGTGCAGGACCACGTCATAGCCGCAGCCCGCGCCCACGTCGAACGGCTAGTGCTGGAGGCGTTCGTCGCAAAGGTCGGCACCCTCGATGACAATGACAACAAGGTCGCGCTCAACCTGCTGTGCGACCTGTTCGCACTGACCACGATCGAGGCCGACCGAGCGTGGTTCATGGAGCACGGCCGGCTCACGACCCAGCGGTCGAAGGCGATCAGCCGTGAGATCAACCGACTCTGCCGGAAGGTCCGCCCGCTCGCCGTCGACCTCGTCGATGCGTTCGGTGTGCCCGAGGAGATGCTGCGCTCGCCCGAGCTGATGAGCTGGGGCTCTGGCTCGGCGGTCGAGTAG
- a CDS encoding inorganic diphosphatase, whose translation MLEFDVLVEIPKGERNKYEVDHESGRLRLDRMLFTSTAYPADYGFIENTLGQDGDPLDALVILQQPTFPGCLIACRAIGMFRMTDEAGGDDKVLCVPSHDPRLEHLRDINHVSKYDRLEIQHFFEVYKDLEPGKSVDGADWVGRTEAEAEVHASFERFKQIGNGNDVENLADDSLGKLV comes from the coding sequence GTGCTCGAGTTCGACGTACTGGTGGAGATCCCCAAGGGCGAGCGCAACAAGTACGAAGTCGACCACGAGAGTGGCCGCCTCCGCCTCGACCGCATGCTCTTCACCTCGACCGCCTACCCGGCCGACTACGGCTTCATCGAGAACACCCTCGGCCAAGACGGTGATCCCCTCGACGCGCTGGTGATCCTGCAGCAGCCGACGTTCCCGGGCTGCCTCATCGCCTGCCGCGCGATCGGCATGTTCCGGATGACCGACGAGGCGGGTGGCGACGACAAGGTGCTGTGCGTCCCGTCGCACGACCCGCGCCTGGAGCACCTGCGCGACATCAACCACGTCTCCAAGTACGACCGCCTCGAGATCCAGCACTTCTTCGAGGTCTACAAGGACCTCGAGCCGGGCAAGTCCGTCGACGGCGCCGACTGGGTCGGCCGGACCGAGGCCGAGGCCGAGGTGCACGCCTCGTTCGAGCGCTTCAAGCAGATCGGCAACGGCAACGACGTCGAGAACCTCGCCGACGACAGCCTCGGCAAGTTGGTCTGA
- the dacB gene encoding D-alanyl-D-alanine carboxypeptidase/D-alanyl-D-alanine-endopeptidase has protein sequence MARRDGHHPNGQAYAGPGARSHWLATLLVLVLVGTAVAAYRLDWGDRYLGWGADPGTDPAAVAPPAGLTLPELPASEPVAEPVVSSTIDPTEVTAALTGRLGDKDLGKHVVAMVSDLSGGEPVFTSGAGPVTPASITKLLTATAALTAYGPSATFSTRVVAGASPRDIVLVGGGDPFLASRPTSSKTYPPRADVVTLARQVAAGLTTKKVRVTYDSSLFSGPAVNPAWEPSYVPEGIVSPISALWVDEGRDPSGYGRVADPARTAADVFAKALAAEGVQVVGTPKPVVAAQEAAVLGTVTSAPLSAIVQRVLDVSDNEAAEVLAHHVGLSVSGVGSFEAGTAGVLQTLTGLGIDVTGDQVFDGSGLSRANLVTASTFTQVLQVASSSAQPGLRAVIEGLPVAGFTGSLTYRFDRGAPEGRGRVRAKTGTLAAAGVHSLAGVVTDLDGNAMTFVVAADKVKPNKSLAARVALDEVAAELAACHCSPGAPVGGTG, from the coding sequence GTGGCGCGACGTGACGGACACCATCCCAACGGTCAGGCGTACGCCGGCCCCGGGGCGCGCTCGCACTGGCTGGCGACCCTCCTCGTGCTGGTCCTCGTGGGCACCGCCGTGGCGGCGTACCGCCTCGACTGGGGTGACCGCTACCTCGGCTGGGGCGCCGATCCCGGCACCGATCCGGCCGCCGTCGCACCGCCCGCCGGGCTGACCCTCCCGGAGCTGCCGGCGTCCGAGCCGGTCGCCGAACCCGTGGTCAGCAGCACCATCGACCCGACCGAGGTCACGGCAGCCCTGACGGGACGGCTGGGCGACAAGGACCTCGGCAAGCACGTGGTCGCAATGGTCTCCGACCTGTCTGGCGGCGAGCCGGTGTTCACGTCGGGCGCCGGCCCGGTCACACCTGCCTCGATCACCAAGCTGCTCACCGCCACCGCCGCGCTGACCGCCTACGGTCCGAGCGCGACGTTCTCGACGCGCGTCGTGGCCGGCGCGAGTCCGCGCGACATCGTGCTCGTGGGCGGTGGCGACCCCTTCCTCGCGAGCAGGCCGACCTCATCCAAGACCTACCCGCCACGCGCCGACGTGGTCACCCTCGCCCGCCAGGTCGCGGCAGGGCTGACGACGAAGAAGGTCCGGGTGACCTACGACAGCTCGCTCTTCAGCGGCCCGGCCGTCAACCCTGCGTGGGAGCCGAGCTACGTGCCCGAGGGCATCGTGTCGCCGATCTCGGCGCTGTGGGTCGACGAGGGCCGCGACCCCAGTGGCTACGGTCGCGTCGCCGACCCGGCTCGCACAGCAGCCGACGTCTTCGCCAAGGCCCTGGCCGCTGAAGGCGTGCAGGTCGTCGGTACGCCGAAGCCCGTGGTCGCCGCCCAGGAAGCTGCCGTCCTCGGCACCGTCACCTCGGCGCCGCTGTCGGCGATCGTGCAGCGGGTGCTCGACGTCAGCGACAACGAGGCGGCCGAGGTGCTCGCCCACCATGTCGGGCTGTCCGTCTCGGGAGTCGGTTCGTTCGAGGCGGGCACGGCCGGCGTACTCCAGACCCTCACCGGGCTCGGCATCGACGTCACTGGTGACCAGGTCTTCGACGGCAGCGGGCTGTCGCGGGCCAACCTCGTCACGGCGTCGACGTTCACCCAGGTCCTCCAGGTCGCGTCGTCGTCGGCCCAGCCCGGACTGCGTGCGGTGATCGAGGGTCTGCCGGTTGCGGGCTTCACCGGCAGCCTCACCTACCGCTTCGACCGGGGTGCGCCCGAGGGTCGCGGCCGGGTGCGTGCCAAGACCGGCACCCTGGCGGCCGCGGGCGTCCACTCGCTCGCGGGGGTGGTCACGGATCTCGACGGCAACGCGATGACCTTCGTCGTCGCGGCGGACAAGGTGAAGCCCAACAAGAGCCTGGCGGCGCGGGTCGCCCTCGACGAGGTGGCTGCCGAGCTCGCAGCCTGCCACTGCTCGCCGGGAGCTCCAGTGGGAGGCACCGGCTAG